The Alnus glutinosa chromosome 1, dhAlnGlut1.1, whole genome shotgun sequence region aaaggatatgattaagtgattaactATTCAAACAAATTGTTGTTTTCAAACTGGATGGCCAAGAATGTACCAATTACAGATTTCCATCTCAAATAGACAGGGTAATTGGCCCTTCCCTGACGAAAGGCAATTGAATCAATAACATCTTTTGCCTCTTACTTTAACTGATGTATTTTGGCATTTAAGTGACTAATAAAGCTTCAGCTATTGGCATGCCATGCTATGATTAGATAACTGCATTGGGACAGCCGCTTCTACGAGGAACTTCATATAATATATTATGTGCATGTCatattaatcaaataaaaatttcaagtgTTTGGGCAACCATCAAACAATGATTAGTGGAAATCTTTTCAcatatattttgagataaaaCATCCTCATATACAGCAACCCAATTGAAACAGAAGAATTTCTTTAAATCTatagggcttttttttttttgatgaaaaatctATAGGTCTTTACTGGAAATCAAATATTCTGTTAAAGACAATATGACATTCACAAAtaatcattcattcattcataaCAGTAAATTTCTTAAACTTCTAAccattatttttaacaaaatgattCAGATTTTACCATCTCAACCTTCAGAAGTTCTAAAAGATCCTCAAATTTTCCTGTAGATATTGGTTAGGATTCTAAGAACTCTGAGAGAAAACGTAGAGGATCCTGATCCatcaataacaataaaaaaaaacaaaaatttaccAGATATTAATAACtagtaaataagaaaaattatccTTACTGGAAGAAATGGCTGGATTGCACAGAGTCCCATCCTCCCTTTTCAGCAATACCCTCACTCTCCCTACTTGCATGAAATCGCGCGGATAAGCCTTATCTATCTGCCACCAACACCCTCAACGAGTCAAACACTTTCAAGACccatacaaaattacaaaaacccGTAGATCCATCAGCAACACTCTCAAACACCTTCAGACCCGTTAACAACAttgaaaaaaacaatatatgaaaaaaaaaaaaaaagaagaagaagaagaagaaaagaaaaaagaagcacgAGTCCATAGAAGAGCGCAAAATGaaatgaacaaaacaaaaagcgCGAACCTCAACAGCATTAGGGAGCTTGAGATGGGCGCAGCAATCGGAGATCTCGACGCAAGTGGGATTTTCGCATGCGTTGGTGAGGCTTATCCGCCTCCCGTCCGCCACTGTTTTCTTCGAGTTTATGTAAACTGGGTAGAACACTGTCCACTTCTTTACATTCACTGTTTCTCCTCCTCCATCCATGTCTCTGATTCAAAAAACCTAACCAAACCAACCATAAAATTCAcagattaaaaaacaaaactatacAAATACAGTATATAAGACTCGTATTCAGGCAATCCAATCTTCCGTGTGTAAAGGCGGAAGCCCCCAAAAATGGGTGATCAAAATTAGAATCACTATGCGTATCTTGGCGGTCATTACTTTTTGCggcctttcttttttgttgactCCTCTTCCTGTAGATCAGAAGTATCCAGCAGCGCCGCACCGGTTTAGAATTCTATTCTAGGGGCTGAGGCTCTCCTTATTCCCTTCCGTTTTCTTCCCCCCCTGACCGTGCGCGTGGGTCACACTTCAGAAACGCCCTACGGGGGTCCTTCACTTGCTTCTGTGAGCTCCCGCCAGCTCACGCTCCTTACCAACAACCCGGCGCTTCGCCGGAAACAAGACAGCGTAATACGACGTCGTTTCTGTTTGGGCGAACCCGAAATACCCCAAAAGGCAAAACCACTTTTCACACGGATGGGAACAATTTTATGACAAGACACAGGTTACACGCAAACTCATGGAAGCAAATGAAGGTCAGAAACTTATACAGGGCGGCATAAGGGCTcgtttgtaaatattttttatttattattttcaaaaatattttcgaaaaaggaaaataaatagttttttgttattttttttttttcttgaaaacgTGTTTAGTGAACCCTAACTAAAATTAgcttttgagattttttatttttttaataagaatagaAAACTGTTCTTCATTTTGTGATCCTAATTCCTAACTGggaataagcaaaaaaaaaaaaaaaaaaaaaacaaaggaaaacctACACCGGTATGACACTTACATcaaattgtacaaaaaaaattgtatcacATGACTATTTTGgacaaaaattaccaaaaatgtcccttttttaagttaattgttgaaactactaaaaataataaaacacttcgaaaaaaaaaaaaaacaaaaggaatggCCTAATCATCCTCGCAACAAAACactttgaaaaaacaaaaaatacaaaaagaatgGCCTAATCATCCCCACAACCTGAGGAACATGAGGAAGTGATTCGACCATCTCAAAAACTACAAGAAGGACGTTTTTAAGGGTGACAAAATTACTCCCACAGATTATATAGGTTGTTTTACCACCCTCAATCGGTCAAAAGAGTTAGCTGAACCACCCCCTCATGACTAAGAGGTGGCTCAACCTccactcaatttttattttatttatttattattattttataagtttttagaAGCATTTTAGGGTGATAGTTAGAGGTGTGAAGTTTATATTGTACTCAATTCACCTAGTCCTCCAAACTCACACATCTTTGATACTTACCACCAAACGAGAAAAAAGGCATAACAAAATTTATGCTCTATTATACACCTCTTATGGGTAGGAGGCCTGCGAGacgaataaaataaaaatctatacaTTTTCCTTGAATTAAACAAGAATGAAGAATCATTTCAGGAATCACATTGAGTTTAGTTAAATACAAATTCCACAGCATCAAATATGGTCCAACTCCACACCCCCAAAACTGCTTCGAACTGTACATAACTCACCTGGGGAAAAAACTGAAGGAGAGGAGAAAGAACATGCACAacagagcatatatatatatatattacaatcgAAACCCCATTGTGGTGAAATTAGGTAAGAGCCATTATCTAACATGTATCTAACAACAGATTCTCAGATAACCATCTTCCGTTCCAACAAGAAACAATCGTGAGAAGGGTAAAATACTTATGCTCGATAACACTGACATGTTTTTTGTTCCATTATCCGCCATGTACAGTTTCTGAGGTATCACCCGAGGATGCCCATCCTGCCACATGACAATCAAAAAGATACATTAAAAATatacacccaaaaaaaagaaaaaaacttctcCTTCGGAACCGGATGGCAAGAAACAGAGAGCAACTGCGTTGTGCCAAAACAACATATCGTCATTTTGAAATCAATCAGtttaaaagcattcaaaaattattttatagatatTTCCAAAAACAGTAATTAATTCATTGTACTGTCTCCCTACAGAGAATTACACCTATACCGGACATGTTCAGTGTTCTCAACAAAACACGATGATGTAAGAAATGTGTCAAAAGCAGAAGTGGTAAGAAATTGATAATTGATAAACCTTTCTCTTCAGGCAATAGAGGGCCAACTAGCCTATTGCACATCCGACATGCAAAAAGCATACATATAATTGTCATGCTAATTATATGCTCATAGTAAACATTTTGAGAACTGAGAATATACAGCTGTTTACATACTTCATTAGCAGCTTTAGATAAAGAGGTAAGCCCAATCCTATTTTTGGAAATCGTAATAACATCTTGGCCCCACAAAGAGAAGCCAGACACACCATCTGTATGACCTTTGAAAATACTACACTGCGGTGGCCAATTCCTGCAAGGAAAAATCATAGAGGCAATTAGGTAAGAAAGAGCTTTAGAATGTGTTAGAAGAGTTGTTGGGATTTTGTTATATGGTTATTTTAGTCAGTTTAGTTTACATGGGTGCTTTGGACTCCTGATAtatttttcaacatatataagaaaatgCTTGAGGTGGGTTACGTATGTTTATACGAGCCTCCTCTTTCTCTCCATATTTTCTCATGCAATCCGCTTGACAGAATGCAACATTTATTTCAACACATGTTACATCCTGCTAAtagtaatattaaaaaaagattagATATTAAGCAtgaaaataacaaatccataagAAATTTGTTCTTTGCATGTCTTAACATTTTCTCCCCCTCATCACCACCTGTTTGAGAGTCTGTGCAGGCTCTGGaacatatatacattttttttttttgttagtaagtTATGCACTCGGTGGGACTTGAACCCAtgacctcaccctccaccttgctacaaagggaggaagtaccgtttgagctaaagctcattggtGGAACATCCATAACAACAAGAAGACATAAACTAGATCTTGCAGTCCCATGATAACCCACTGAAGAGGGGGAGGATTGCTTTGAACAACCATGCATGCTATGTGTATGCCTATGCACACATGCAGATGCAGTGTTGGAAAGTCCCACATAGTTGGGTGAGGACTTTGGGATGAGATTATGTACTAATTGAGCCTCTTTGTCTAatggcttaagcttttgggttggAAGCTCTAACTTTAAATTAGAGCCAATGATCACGAGAAGGGAAAGATTGTTGAGAATATTCACATGTGAGTGGCATAGTTGGTTAAGTAGTAGAATTCCACAACGGTTAATTGTAACAAGATTTAGTGGTTAATATAACGTTAATGCACACACccattagcttaagcttttgggttaaGGTGATATCCCAACATGTTATATCAAGCCCTCATAAAGAGACCTAAGTGAACTCTCCTCACAAATTAAATCCAATAAATGATATCAAAAAGCATGCTTATGCAAAAACAAAGATTCCTATTTATTTCCTTCAAGTGAAAAGTGTGTTATACATGTATGAAGAGGAGATATTAAGAAAGGCAACGCCGATAATTTGGAGTATGTTCATAGAAGAGAAGTACATTTGTAGAGTTTTGCAATCCTAGAATACCTATCAAGCTAAAGTCTATTTACACAGGACAGATATAAGAACCTGCTGAGCTTCATGGACTGATTACTGGGAAATTAAGAAACAATGTCCAAATAATGAGtagaaccaaaacaaaagttATCAAGAGAAAGAGTACTCAACCCAAAGTAGGAAAGATTAAGATCTCAATGAGTCCAGTAATTACTTAAGTTCTAAAGAATTCCTCAAAAATCAATACCTAGATGGGTAATCAGTCATATAAAAGTCACGTTATATATCTAAGAGGCTCCAGATACTTCAACGTGCTTTTATCttcatttaaagaaaaaacgtATTACCTGGAAGGGAGGGAAAAAACCAACCAACTTGGGAGAAACCCAAAAGCTTTAGAATGTAATCAAGGAACAAGTCATTATCACGTTGGGAAATTTTGCAATTACCTTCTCAAGTCCCAGATTCGTAAAGTTCGGTCATGAGAGCTTGAAACAAGCAAGTGATCCTCTGGTGCAGCCAGCTGCATGTAATAAGGTTAATGAAACTCCAATTCAAACTACTATGGGTTTTTACTCTAGCAAATTTAGCATACCTTTGTTATATATCCATCATGAGCTCGCCAAGAGGAAATAACATTTCCACTCCTCAAGTCAAATAACTTACAGTGACCCGTACTTAGACCGGCTGCAATCCAAGATGGTGAAGCAGAAGTTCCATGCGCTCTTGTTGTGTCAGACCCACAGGAGCATATGGCAGAAACAAGAGCAGGAAAACCAGAGTCAACAGATTCTCCCCTCCACAGATGAAGCTTTCGACCCCGAGAAATATCAATGAACCTGTATGGTTTAAGGAAAGATCAAAGCCTGAAATGCATTGCAACATTTTGTTATCTCACATATGATTGAAGCACAATCTGGTCATAAAGTATGTTTTCACCTGAGAGAACCATTTCCGGTGCCAACTACAAGCATTTCAACGAATTCTAATTGATGCATACAAGTATACAAGCTCCCATCAAAGGTGCTGGTCAATATCCCACTTGATAGTGAATTGGAGTGTAGCATATTGGCCTGGTCAGCATTAATCTTTGAAACAGGAGACAAAGGGCTTGCAAGATGTGTGGAATCCACAGAGGGTTCGGCAAATACTGATATTAGTTTCCCAGTACGGCTATTCCAAACATGTATGGTTCCATCACAAGATGCTATTCTTCCACTAGACGACAAGATGCAAATATCATTCACAACCTAGAAGTTGCAAAGCAATTAGATACATATGGTTAACCAAAACCATTATCCCAAGAAACATAATAAAGCTTAGGTCTGACAAATGATTCAGAACCTGAAAGAAAAGACACAACCAACAATGTGATTGCTGTGAAATGCATAGCACAGAATGTTTCCCTTAAAGCATAACGCAGAGAAGAAACAAACCTCTTCATGACCATAATAGCCAGATACACAATTAATTCTCGTCAGGTCCCATTTCTGAATAGTTCCTTTGAATCCTGGGCCAAATCCTGCAGTGAAAACTGTACACTCATCTCGGCAAACAGCTAAAGATCTTAATGCCCCATGATGCGCACGAACTGAGTATATAACAGATGCTCTGATCTTCCATGGAAGTTCATCTTTTAGACCCCCGACACGCCCAAGAAAATCAGGCCCATCCCAGCTACAAGCTGGACTAGGAAACCAAAACCATGGCTCACGCTTCACAAGGTTTGACATTGATACATCCATTTCAACTGGACTCTTATGAACATCATTAATCCTTCTCTGAGGAACCAAGTTTTTGGTACCTCTAACTCCTTGTGATTGTGGAATTGACCATCCAACCCCATTAAGTAACAGCTTCGCGGGATTGTATTCGGACATTGAGCCCTTATAGGATATGGGCCTCTTACTGAATATATTTTCTGAACCACCTCGAGGTGATTCTCCTGTATATTCCCACTGAATCATGACAGGTTCAGAAATATGTGTTACACAAATGTTTGTAT contains the following coding sequences:
- the LOC133851176 gene encoding signal recognition particle 19 kDa protein encodes the protein MDGGGETVNVKKWTVFYPVYINSKKTVADGRRISLTNACENPTCVEISDCCAHLKLPNAVEIDKAYPRDFMQVGRVRVLLKREDGTLCNPAISSRKQLMLRVAELVPRHPGRTKKQEPASSSTAGPSKSGKGGRKKR